From one Bradyrhizobium sp. Ash2021 genomic stretch:
- a CDS encoding DUF2798 domain-containing protein produces the protein MTNAPCVGSVYILFERGDRCLVGVIRVDFGISGGTSKSTRVAPSRSASRADHFAETIWKIAIDDACGGIANWLGSWLIAWTTTIPIVVLAAPAIWRLVLALTIDSDDHGKGI, from the coding sequence GTGACGAATGCTCCATGCGTGGGATCAGTATATATCTTGTTTGAACGTGGAGATCGATGTCTGGTTGGGGTCATTCGCGTCGATTTTGGCATATCGGGCGGCACGTCAAAGTCGACGCGAGTGGCCCCGTCGCGATCTGCGAGTCGAGCCGATCACTTCGCCGAAACAATCTGGAAGATAGCGATTGATGACGCTTGTGGTGGGATCGCTAACTGGCTCGGCTCCTGGCTGATTGCATGGACGACAACCATTCCCATTGTGGTGCTGGCTGCCCCTGCTATTTGGCGCCTCGTACTCGCCCTGACGATTGATTCCGATGATCACGGCAAGGGAATATGA
- a CDS encoding SDR family oxidoreductase — protein MANTSKTVIVTGGSQGIGAGAVQAFLERGYSVVATSRNVTKSKDLPSSPKLALVDGDIGEATTAAKVAETAVNTFGSIDALVNNAGIFFIKPFTDYTAEDFKRLVSTNLEGFIYMTQLAIRQMLAQKSGGSIVSITAALADNPIAGVSASIPMITKGGINAITHSLAIEYAKDGIRVNAVAPGMVDTPLQRNSPSDFLKGLSPMGVVSSVQEIVDAVIYLTEAPHVTGEVLHVDGGAHIGKW, from the coding sequence ATGGCCAACACATCGAAGACCGTGATCGTGACCGGCGGTTCGCAAGGCATAGGTGCTGGCGCCGTACAGGCGTTTCTTGAGCGGGGTTACAGCGTTGTTGCAACGTCGCGGAACGTCACCAAGTCGAAAGACCTGCCTTCGTCGCCGAAGCTGGCTTTGGTGGATGGCGACATTGGGGAAGCCACTACTGCCGCAAAAGTGGCGGAAACGGCCGTCAACACATTCGGCTCGATTGATGCATTGGTGAACAATGCGGGAATATTCTTCATCAAGCCCTTTACCGACTACACGGCTGAGGACTTCAAGCGACTCGTTTCCACCAATCTTGAGGGGTTCATCTACATGACCCAACTCGCGATCAGACAGATGCTGGCGCAAAAATCGGGCGGGAGCATCGTCAGCATCACAGCCGCGCTGGCGGACAATCCGATCGCAGGCGTAAGTGCCTCGATCCCAATGATTACCAAGGGCGGCATTAACGCGATTACACACAGCCTCGCCATCGAATATGCCAAAGACGGTATCCGTGTGAATGCGGTTGCGCCTGGAATGGTCGATACGCCACTGCAAAGGAATAGTCCGAGCGACTTTCTGAAGGGTTTGTCCCCAATGGGAGTCGTTTCGAGCGTTCAGGAGATTGTGGACGCCGTGATTTATTTGACCGAGGCTCCGCACGTTACCGGGGAGGTGCTGCACGTCGACGGCGGTGCGCATATCGGCAAATGGTGA
- a CDS encoding DUF427 domain-containing protein, whose amino-acid sequence MTMGLSWQQGPLGGATVGRFLTPEPLPQRLLFAEPLRRRMRVKLAGEWIADSEDVVLLHEPGRYPVAYFPLADVRPGVLVSENRATQHRDLGDTAWFSASVGDRSADHVAWQHTALPEFAHVLQGRVAFAWRAMDAFYEEDERIVGHAADAYHRLDIRQSSRHLVVKLEDGVIADTTRPVVLFESGFAPRWYVPREDIDENSLTPAEGQTFCPYKGLASYYDIGSRKKAAWSYPQAWPEVARVSNLVSFEPDKIDVFLDDKKLVLAPGQSVVPHGIDRGLDPGEMLGRGDKIAHPRN is encoded by the coding sequence ATGACTATGGGGCTCTCTTGGCAACAAGGCCCTCTGGGCGGCGCGACGGTGGGCCGCTTCCTCACCCCCGAGCCGCTTCCACAACGACTGCTGTTCGCCGAGCCCCTGCGCAGACGGATGCGAGTCAAGTTGGCTGGCGAGTGGATCGCCGACAGCGAAGATGTCGTCCTTCTCCACGAGCCGGGTCGCTACCCCGTCGCGTACTTCCCGCTCGCTGACGTCCGACCGGGTGTCCTCGTCAGCGAAAATCGAGCGACACAGCACCGCGACCTCGGCGATACCGCGTGGTTCAGCGCGAGCGTCGGAGACAGAAGTGCGGACCACGTCGCATGGCAGCACACCGCCCTGCCCGAATTTGCCCACGTGCTACAGGGCCGGGTCGCGTTTGCTTGGCGAGCGATGGACGCCTTCTACGAGGAGGACGAGCGCATTGTTGGCCACGCTGCCGACGCCTACCACCGCCTCGACATCCGCCAGAGCTCACGACACCTGGTCGTCAAGCTCGAAGATGGGGTAATCGCCGACACGACGCGCCCAGTCGTGTTATTCGAATCTGGCTTCGCGCCGCGCTGGTATGTGCCGCGCGAGGACATCGACGAGAACTCGCTGACGCCGGCCGAGGGACAAACGTTCTGCCCCTATAAGGGCTTGGCCAGCTATTACGACATCGGCAGCCGCAAGAAGGCGGCGTGGTCCTATCCGCAGGCCTGGCCCGAGGTTGCACGGGTCTCCAACCTTGTCTCGTTCGAGCCGGACAAGATCGATGTCTTCCTGGACGACAAAAAGCTCGTTCTCGCGCCGGGTCAGAGCGTTGTGCCGCACGGAATCGACCGAGGCCTGGATCCTGGCGAAATGCTAGGGCGGGGTGACAAAATTGCCCACCCGCGCAACTGA
- a CDS encoding response regulator, producing the protein MTSPLVAVIDDDEALSLSLVDLMRSIGCRVEPYISAEAFLTSSTLLSFDCVIADVHMPGMGGLNLVRRFHEQGIMTPVILITALPDKRLDDEAIAAGAQCLLRKPFETASLLDWVERSLSNDRPTQ; encoded by the coding sequence GTGACAAGCCCGCTCGTCGCAGTCATCGACGACGATGAAGCGCTTAGCTTGTCCCTTGTGGATTTGATGCGCTCCATCGGCTGTCGGGTCGAGCCGTATATCTCGGCGGAAGCGTTCTTGACGTCGTCAACACTGCTCAGCTTCGACTGTGTCATCGCTGATGTTCATATGCCCGGGATGGGTGGACTTAACCTCGTAAGAAGGTTCCACGAACAGGGAATCATGACACCCGTAATCCTGATCACGGCTCTGCCTGACAAGCGTTTAGACGATGAAGCAATTGCGGCGGGCGCGCAATGTCTTCTCAGAAAGCCGTTTGAAACAGCCTCCCTGCTTGATTGGGTCGAGAGGAGCCTCTCCAATGACCGCCCTACACAATAA
- a CDS encoding TIGR00282 family metallophosphoesterase, whose product MRILFIGDVVGAAGLAALSSFLPPLLSRWQVDITIVNGENSADGGFGITFDSYRAIREAGADVVTLGNHSWSRKEALELIQREPYLIRPVNYLPGTPGAGLVEVQTATQKRVLIINALGRLFMEPADDPFGAVARILAERRLARDVDATVLDFHCEATGEKQAMGYFCDGRASLVVGTHTHTPSADCRVLPHGTAYITDAGMTGNYDSVIGMERSEPINRFVTGMSSGRFVPAAGAATMCGVAVETDDETGLAVRAAAVRVGPNLEEQKPQFWE is encoded by the coding sequence ATGCGAATCCTCTTCATCGGCGACGTTGTAGGCGCAGCGGGTCTGGCTGCGCTTTCATCGTTTCTTCCGCCGCTACTCTCACGTTGGCAGGTAGACATTACAATTGTGAATGGTGAGAACTCTGCCGATGGCGGCTTCGGGATAACCTTTGATTCCTACCGGGCGATAAGAGAAGCGGGGGCCGACGTAGTGACCCTTGGCAACCACTCGTGGAGCCGCAAAGAGGCACTCGAACTGATTCAGAGGGAACCCTATCTTATCCGCCCAGTCAATTACTTGCCGGGTACGCCAGGGGCTGGACTCGTGGAGGTCCAGACCGCAACGCAAAAGCGCGTGCTAATCATCAACGCTCTGGGCCGATTGTTCATGGAGCCTGCCGACGATCCATTTGGTGCCGTCGCTCGTATCCTCGCAGAGCGGCGTCTGGCACGAGACGTAGATGCGACGGTCCTCGATTTCCATTGCGAGGCGACCGGTGAAAAGCAGGCAATGGGATATTTCTGCGACGGGCGAGCTAGTCTCGTCGTCGGCACACATACTCACACGCCAAGCGCAGATTGCCGCGTTCTGCCCCATGGTACCGCTTACATTACAGACGCGGGGATGACCGGTAACTACGATTCTGTCATTGGTATGGAAAGGAGCGAGCCAATCAATCGGTTCGTGACCGGCATGTCGTCGGGTCGCTTTGTGCCGGCCGCGGGAGCTGCGACGATGTGCGGTGTTGCCGTCGAGACGGACGACGAGACAGGTCTCGCGGTCAGAGCCGCAGCAGTCAGGGTCGGGCCAAATCTTGAGGAGCAGAAACCTCAATTTTGGGAATGA
- a CDS encoding sigma factor — protein MTAAQAGDGRAYEQLLRELDAWLRRYYARRLPSPASEDARQEALLAIHANRHTYAPSRAFGAWVTAIARYKWIDRVRDASRFAALPLDDEIPIEDHGGAAISAAVMENLLGRLKPAQACVIRLVKLKGLSIARASGASGQSTALVKINIHRGLKKLAALVSCDVIAATTSDNSSEPRHLRHSKGLPIRKLRNPVTEE, from the coding sequence ATGACCGCGGCACAAGCTGGCGACGGCCGCGCCTACGAGCAATTGCTGCGAGAATTGGACGCGTGGCTGCGCCGCTACTATGCGCGCCGGCTTCCGAGTCCCGCTTCCGAAGATGCGAGGCAGGAAGCACTTCTTGCGATCCATGCCAATCGGCACACATACGCACCGTCGAGAGCTTTCGGAGCATGGGTCACCGCGATCGCGCGCTACAAGTGGATCGATCGGGTTCGTGACGCGTCTCGATTCGCCGCACTACCGCTTGACGACGAAATACCGATCGAGGATCACGGGGGAGCCGCGATAAGCGCCGCGGTGATGGAAAATCTCCTTGGCCGGCTGAAGCCTGCGCAAGCCTGCGTGATCCGCCTCGTAAAACTGAAGGGCCTGAGCATCGCACGCGCATCCGGCGCAAGTGGCCAATCCACAGCGCTCGTCAAGATCAACATCCATCGAGGTCTCAAGAAACTGGCTGCCTTGGTGTCCTGTGACGTCATTGCGGCAACGACGTCCGACAATTCTTCAGAGCCTCGGCACCTGAGGCACTCAAAAGGTCTGCCGATCCGCAAACTGCGCAATCCCGTGACCGAGGAGTGA
- a CDS encoding alpha/beta fold hydrolase yields the protein MLRNQNDRQLRLAEIEHGAWADGSSWTRVIKPLQSEGLRVLAAPIPLTSLSDDVTALESALERTNGPAVLVAHAYAGAVIGASFNQRVRSLVFIAALTPDEGETVGEVFYREKPHPEAPQLAPDKHGFLWMPDDRFGTTFA from the coding sequence ATGCTTCGCAACCAGAACGACCGACAGTTGCGCCTTGCGGAAATCGAGCACGGCGCTTGGGCCGACGGCTCCAGCTGGACACGCGTTATCAAGCCGCTGCAATCCGAGGGGCTGAGGGTCCTCGCCGCTCCGATTCCGCTAACGTCATTGTCAGATGATGTCACAGCGCTTGAAAGCGCATTGGAGCGGACCAATGGGCCGGCCGTTCTGGTTGCCCATGCTTATGCCGGCGCGGTGATAGGGGCAAGTTTCAACCAAAGAGTTCGGTCGCTGGTCTTCATTGCGGCTCTGACCCCTGACGAAGGCGAGACCGTTGGAGAGGTCTTCTATCGCGAAAAGCCGCATCCGGAGGCACCTCAACTGGCTCCTGACAAGCATGGCTTCCTTTGGATGCCCGACGATCGATTTGGCACGACCTTTGCTTAG
- a CDS encoding haloacid dehalogenase type II, translating to MDAVKPSVCVFDVNETLLDIEFIAPLFERLFGDRKAMREWFGQLILYSEAMTLSGPYVTFFTLGQGVLKMLGTIHNVSITEADIDELRTRMLTMPAHADVPTGLKQLKDAGFRLVTCTNSPPDPQTSPLKHAGIDGWFERSFSIDRVRRFKPAPQVYHMVAEELNVPPSAICMVAAHVWDTIGAQSIGCSGALIARPGNAALPVNGLPQPQVVGPDLPAVATQMIKLWR from the coding sequence ATGGACGCCGTGAAACCATCAGTATGTGTTTTCGATGTCAATGAGACGCTGCTCGATATTGAGTTCATAGCGCCGCTGTTTGAGCGACTGTTTGGCGATCGGAAGGCAATGCGCGAGTGGTTTGGACAGCTCATCCTCTATTCGGAGGCAATGACCTTGTCAGGCCCCTACGTGACGTTCTTCACGTTGGGACAGGGTGTCTTGAAGATGCTGGGCACGATCCACAACGTCTCCATTACCGAGGCAGACATTGACGAATTGAGAACACGGATGCTCACAATGCCGGCGCACGCCGATGTGCCAACTGGTCTGAAGCAATTAAAAGACGCTGGGTTCCGTCTGGTGACATGCACTAATTCGCCTCCCGATCCGCAAACCAGCCCGCTCAAGCATGCAGGCATTGATGGCTGGTTTGAAAGGTCGTTCAGCATCGATCGCGTTCGTCGCTTTAAACCGGCCCCGCAGGTGTACCACATGGTCGCTGAAGAATTGAATGTACCGCCGTCCGCGATTTGCATGGTGGCGGCGCATGTGTGGGACACGATTGGTGCGCAAAGCATTGGCTGTTCAGGAGCGCTCATTGCCAGACCCGGTAATGCTGCGCTGCCTGTGAATGGGTTGCCCCAGCCGCAGGTTGTCGGCCCGGATCTGCCAGCAGTCGCAACCCAAATGATAAAACTTTGGCGCTGA
- a CDS encoding VOC family protein, which translates to MLALEVVPLPVADVDRALAFYVGQAGFTLDVDYGPTPHFRIVQLTPPGSACSVHLVAADSHSRVHDLCLVTSDLEAERAKLIDRGADVSAVRHKDPVETWAGGWSMGLDPEHRDYASFADFADPDGNTWILQERSHRAR; encoded by the coding sequence ATGCTTGCCTTGGAGGTCGTCCCGCTGCCTGTCGCCGACGTCGACCGCGCGCTCGCGTTCTACGTCGGACAGGCCGGCTTCACCCTAGACGTTGACTACGGTCCCACTCCCCATTTCCGGATTGTGCAACTCACCCCGCCCGGGTCCGCGTGTTCGGTGCATCTTGTCGCGGCTGACTCGCACAGCCGCGTGCATGATCTGTGCCTCGTTACGAGCGACCTGGAGGCCGAACGGGCGAAATTGATCGACCGTGGTGCCGACGTCAGCGCGGTCCGGCACAAAGACCCGGTCGAGACCTGGGCCGGAGGATGGAGCATGGGGTTGGACCCCGAGCATCGCGACTATGCGAGCTTTGCGGATTTCGCCGATCCAGACGGAAATACCTGGATTTTGCAGGAACGTAGTCATCGCGCGCGATGA
- a CDS encoding haloalkane dehalogenase has protein sequence MISAAFPYRKQRRRVLGREMAYVEVGEGDPIVLLHGNPTSSYLWRNVLPYLQPLGRCIAPDLIGMGDSDKLPDSGRDSYRFVEHRRYLDALLEALDVRERVTLVVHDWGSALGFDWANRHREAVKGIAYMEAIVGPQYWDHWDKFDMRPALQGLRSEKGEEMVLQNNFFIEQILPGAILRTLSAEEMAEYRRPFAEPGEGRRPTLTWPRQIPIEGEPADVVAIANAYADWLKTSNVPKLFLRAEPGGILAQGAVLDLARSFPAQTEVTIAGLHFVQEDSPDEIGRAVAGWMRKL, from the coding sequence ATGATCTCTGCGGCGTTTCCATACCGAAAGCAGCGGCGGCGGGTCCTCGGCAGAGAGATGGCCTATGTGGAGGTGGGAGAGGGCGACCCCATCGTGCTGCTGCACGGCAATCCCACCTCGTCGTACCTCTGGCGCAACGTGTTGCCGTACCTGCAGCCACTAGGCCGCTGCATCGCCCCCGATCTGATCGGCATGGGCGACTCCGACAAGCTGCCCGACAGTGGCCGCGACTCGTATCGCTTCGTCGAGCACCGGCGCTACCTTGACGCCCTGCTCGAGGCCCTGGATGTGCGCGAGCGGGTCACCTTGGTCGTCCATGACTGGGGTTCGGCCCTCGGCTTCGACTGGGCCAACCGCCACCGCGAGGCCGTGAAGGGTATCGCGTACATGGAGGCGATCGTGGGGCCGCAGTACTGGGACCACTGGGACAAGTTCGACATGCGTCCCGCCTTGCAGGGGCTGCGTTCAGAGAAGGGCGAGGAGATGGTCCTGCAAAACAACTTCTTCATCGAGCAGATCCTGCCGGGGGCCATCCTGCGCACCCTCTCCGCGGAGGAGATGGCGGAGTACCGGCGGCCGTTCGCCGAGCCCGGCGAGGGGCGGCGGCCGACGCTGACGTGGCCCCGGCAGATCCCCATCGAGGGCGAGCCCGCCGACGTGGTTGCGATCGCGAACGCCTACGCGGACTGGCTGAAGACGAGCAATGTGCCCAAGCTGTTCTTGAGGGCTGAGCCCGGTGGAATCCTCGCCCAAGGCGCGGTTCTCGACTTGGCCCGCAGCTTCCCGGCGCAGACCGAGGTGACGATCGCGGGACTCCATTTCGTCCAGGAAGATTCGCCGGACGAGATCGGGCGGGCCGTAGCCGGCTGGATGCGGAAGTTATAG
- a CDS encoding MASE4 domain-containing protein, with protein MMKKPPFIVPEDQPFTLANLPPSRPQKRLALAIVLSFFGAVLILAGGLSNIQLGRIDAFVPAYGTAVFVNDLITAVLLFNQFAIMRSRALLAIASGYLFMALIVIPWMLTFPGVFTPGGLLGAGLQSTTWLYNLWHAGFPTFVIAYALLKDADPAKGLWRGSAGAAILSSVAVTAAVVIVATFLVTAGQAHLPRTMLDLVHFSTLSYYTVGCLILWNALALTLLWMRQHSVLDLWLMVVVCAYAIEIYMPSLSDLARFSAGWYAGRVLGFVSSILVLCVLLYEITTLYAQLHRALLAQRREREARLMTGDAVSASIAHEVKQPLGAIITSASAGLNWLDRVDPNLDEARDALRLVVTAGHRADAVIENIRAHFKMGARTRTSLDIDDLIQEALAVVRDKLQTHRVAVQFDPNERLPRITGEQIQLQQVLMNLITNAIDSMVTKNEERVLSIKSEVHHSRYVMVSVEDTGKGLEPGAVDRIFNPMFTTKTHGMGMGLSICRSIIEAHEGQLWVTANEGRGAIFHFTVPVVPGTPS; from the coding sequence ATGATGAAGAAGCCGCCTTTCATTGTCCCAGAGGATCAGCCTTTCACCCTTGCGAACTTACCGCCGAGCCGGCCGCAAAAACGGCTCGCGCTTGCGATCGTGCTCTCCTTCTTTGGCGCCGTTTTAATCTTGGCAGGGGGGCTCTCGAACATCCAGCTGGGGCGGATCGATGCCTTCGTCCCGGCCTACGGCACGGCGGTCTTCGTGAATGACTTGATCACCGCGGTCCTGCTGTTCAACCAGTTCGCCATCATGCGCTCGCGTGCCCTCCTCGCGATCGCGAGTGGATATCTCTTCATGGCACTTATCGTGATCCCGTGGATGCTGACCTTTCCGGGCGTCTTCACGCCAGGTGGCCTGCTTGGCGCGGGGCTACAGAGCACGACTTGGCTTTATAATCTGTGGCACGCCGGTTTTCCTACGTTCGTCATCGCGTACGCCCTTTTGAAGGATGCCGATCCGGCCAAGGGGCTGTGGCGGGGTTCCGCCGGTGCGGCCATTCTTTCGAGTGTGGCCGTGACCGCGGCCGTCGTGATTGTAGCGACGTTTCTTGTCACAGCGGGGCAAGCGCACTTGCCCCGCACCATGCTCGACCTGGTCCATTTTTCTACCCTCTCCTATTATACGGTCGGTTGTCTAATCCTGTGGAATGCACTTGCGCTCACTTTGCTCTGGATGCGCCAGCATTCGGTCCTCGATCTGTGGCTGATGGTGGTCGTTTGCGCGTATGCAATTGAGATCTATATGCCCTCGTTGTCCGATCTGGCCCGGTTCAGCGCCGGCTGGTATGCCGGCCGGGTCCTCGGGTTCGTGTCCAGCATTCTTGTACTCTGTGTCCTGTTGTATGAGATAACGACGCTTTACGCGCAACTGCACCGCGCCCTGCTGGCGCAGCGTCGCGAACGTGAGGCGCGGCTGATGACCGGCGACGCCGTCTCGGCTTCGATTGCCCACGAAGTCAAACAGCCATTAGGGGCGATCATAACCAGTGCGAGCGCGGGATTGAATTGGCTTGATCGTGTCGACCCTAACCTCGATGAGGCCAGGGATGCATTGCGCCTCGTCGTGACCGCCGGACACCGCGCGGACGCCGTGATCGAAAATATCCGGGCGCATTTCAAGATGGGTGCACGGACCCGCACTTCGCTTGATATCGACGACCTCATCCAGGAAGCTTTGGCCGTCGTTCGCGACAAACTGCAAACACATCGCGTTGCCGTTCAATTCGACCCTAACGAACGGCTGCCACGGATAACAGGCGAACAGATCCAGCTGCAACAAGTGCTGATGAATTTGATTACGAACGCAATTGACTCCATGGTCACGAAGAATGAGGAGCGGGTGTTATCCATAAAGTCTGAAGTCCATCACTCCAGATATGTGATGGTGTCGGTGGAAGACACGGGGAAAGGCCTCGAGCCCGGTGCCGTGGACCGGATATTCAACCCAATGTTCACGACCAAAACGCACGGCATGGGCATGGGGCTGTCGATCTGCCGGTCGATTATCGAGGCGCATGAAGGGCAATTGTGGGTGACCGCCAATGAAGGCCGCGGCGCCATTTTTCACTTCACGGTGCCGGTAGTTCCGGGCACTCCATCCTAG
- a CDS encoding ATP-binding protein, producing MRLENKASEIELIAKAFQAISREKGDGLGLSICRKIVAVHGGRLWMEENTTHGATFTFTLPLRQSVQMSRSH from the coding sequence ATGAGGCTTGAGAACAAAGCGTCAGAAATAGAGCTGATCGCCAAAGCGTTTCAGGCGATCTCGAGAGAGAAAGGTGATGGCCTAGGCCTGTCGATCTGCCGCAAAATTGTTGCAGTCCATGGAGGACGTCTATGGATGGAGGAAAACACCACGCATGGCGCGACATTCACTTTCACTCTCCCGCTTCGCCAATCCGTCCAGATGTCCAGGAGCCACTGA
- a CDS encoding HPP family protein, which translates to MPTRATESIMPQAWMLDRPHLLAILAGAAGGAIAIGSMEAFSIERAFPLFAIPFATSIVTALGSPKAEPAQPRALVGGHLVSTLVGLLVVKLCGPAPWAAAVAVGLAMVAMHLTGTFHPPAGIDPLVVVVNNMSWSFLIVPVGIGAVLLATFAFAWHNLVTRGVNEGDTWPIRWW; encoded by the coding sequence TTGCCCACCCGCGCAACTGAATCGATCATGCCACAGGCCTGGATGCTCGACCGACCTCACCTACTTGCCATTCTCGCCGGAGCGGCCGGGGGCGCAATTGCCATCGGGAGCATGGAAGCGTTCTCCATTGAGAGGGCATTTCCGCTCTTCGCGATTCCATTCGCGACGTCGATCGTAACAGCATTGGGCTCACCAAAGGCAGAACCGGCGCAACCTCGCGCCCTTGTCGGCGGTCATCTTGTCTCCACGCTCGTTGGACTGCTGGTTGTGAAATTGTGCGGCCCAGCGCCGTGGGCCGCCGCCGTCGCTGTTGGTTTGGCAATGGTCGCAATGCATCTGACCGGCACGTTTCACCCGCCTGCCGGCATCGATCCGCTGGTTGTTGTCGTCAACAACATGTCCTGGAGCTTTCTGATTGTGCCAGTTGGCATCGGCGCCGTGCTGCTCGCAACGTTTGCTTTTGCTTGGCACAATCTCGTCACGCGAGGCGTTAATGAAGGAGATACCTGGCCCATCCGGTGGTGGTGA
- a CDS encoding response regulator transcription factor, translating to MDGGKHHAWRDIHFHSPASPIRPDVQEPLRVSSSFFVHIVDDDKEVRESLGDLLRSMGYEVALYGSASEFLKVELLDAPGCLVLDVRLPGTSGLELQEYLARINIRVPVILMTGHGDIPMSVRGMKAGAVDFLTKPIRHQDLIDAVATAIRIDQDRRREGAQIAQLQERYELLTSRERQVMALVASGLMNKQVANELSISEVTVKMHRGNVMRKLRAKSVATLARIAEALDIQT from the coding sequence ATGGATGGAGGAAAACACCACGCATGGCGCGACATTCACTTTCACTCTCCCGCTTCGCCAATCCGTCCAGATGTCCAGGAGCCACTGAGAGTGTCGTCGTCTTTTTTTGTTCACATCGTCGATGACGACAAGGAGGTCCGTGAGTCACTTGGAGATCTGCTTCGGTCCATGGGCTATGAAGTCGCGCTTTATGGATCCGCGTCAGAGTTTCTCAAGGTTGAGCTGCTCGACGCTCCCGGGTGTCTCGTGCTCGACGTTCGGCTGCCGGGCACAAGCGGATTGGAGCTACAAGAGTATCTGGCACGCATCAATATCCGGGTGCCTGTCATTTTGATGACCGGTCATGGCGACATTCCCATGTCTGTGAGGGGCATGAAGGCCGGCGCTGTCGACTTCCTGACCAAACCGATAAGGCATCAGGATTTGATTGATGCCGTTGCGACGGCGATTCGAATTGACCAAGACCGGCGTCGAGAGGGCGCGCAGATTGCTCAATTGCAGGAGCGGTATGAACTCCTGACGTCCCGCGAACGGCAAGTGATGGCGCTTGTCGCGTCCGGGCTCATGAACAAACAGGTCGCGAACGAATTGTCGATTAGCGAAGTCACCGTGAAGATGCATCGCGGCAACGTCATGCGAAAGCTCAGAGCAAAATCCGTAGCAACGCTCGCTCGGATAGCAGAGGCCCTCGACATCCAGACATGA
- a CDS encoding alpha/beta hydrolase, producing MTTIRYRHAHVDGFKIFYREAGPVDAPTLLLLHGFPSAGHMFRELIPALSDRFRIVAPDLPGFGQSDMPSRDKFSYTFAKLAEVIERFTEIIGLGRFSIYVFDYGAPTGFRLAVRHPERITAIISQNGNAYEEGLSDGWNPIRAYWMEATEANRKALRAFLSPETTIWQYTHGVVDPSLVSPDGYSLDNFYLARAGADEIQLDLFGDYKSNVSMYPQFQAYFRKHKPPFLAVWGKHDPFFLPAGAEAFKRDIPGAEVRFLDTGHFALETHCDEIAAAIREFLPRSK from the coding sequence ATGACCACGATCCGGTACCGGCACGCCCACGTCGATGGGTTCAAAATATTCTACCGGGAGGCCGGCCCGGTCGATGCGCCGACGCTGCTGTTGCTTCACGGGTTTCCAAGTGCCGGCCATATGTTTCGCGAGTTGATCCCGGCCTTGTCGGATCGCTTTCGCATCGTAGCTCCAGACCTGCCGGGCTTCGGCCAGTCCGACATGCCGTCTCGCGACAAGTTTTCCTACACCTTCGCCAAATTGGCCGAGGTAATCGAGCGTTTCACCGAAATAATCGGACTCGGTCGCTTCTCAATCTACGTGTTTGACTATGGTGCGCCGACCGGCTTTCGACTGGCCGTTCGACATCCCGAGCGTATCACCGCAATCATTTCTCAGAACGGCAACGCCTACGAGGAAGGGTTGAGCGACGGCTGGAATCCTATTCGGGCCTATTGGATGGAGGCCACGGAGGCGAACCGGAAGGCACTGCGTGCCTTCCTCTCTCCCGAAACAACGATCTGGCAGTACACGCACGGCGTCGTCGACCCGTCCTTGGTTTCTCCGGATGGATATTCGCTTGATAACTTCTATCTGGCGCGTGCCGGCGCGGATGAAATTCAGCTCGATCTCTTCGGCGACTACAAGAGTAACGTCTCGATGTACCCGCAATTTCAGGCCTATTTCCGCAAGCACAAGCCGCCGTTTTTGGCGGTCTGGGGCAAACACGATCCCTTCTTCTTGCCGGCGGGTGCGGAGGCGTTCAAGCGTGACATTCCAGGCGCGGAAGTCCGTTTCCTCGACACTGGCCACTTTGCGCTCGAAACCCATTGCGACGAAATCGCCGCGGCGATCCGCGAATTTTTGCCGCGCTCGAAATGA